TCGGCCCGGTGACCGGAATCGACTCGGTCGGGGCGTCGTGGTTGCTCATGCAGATTTCACCAAGCAGAAGGTCTGGGCGTTCACGCCGTTGGAGGTTCTCTCGTCCTTGAGTTCGTCATCGACGGTGATGCGGCAGCTGATCGTGTCGCCGTTGCCCTGCGCGACGATGTTGGGGAACACCGAGGGGGCGGTGGACTCCAGCCGCAGCGTCCAGGGCAGGGTCACCCCGTCGATGCGCTGGGGCTGGGCGTCGAGATCGAGGTAGTTCACGTCCGCGGTCGCTCCGGGCACGCCGTAGATCTCGTAGACCACGACCTTGGGATCGAACGGTTTGGTGTCATCGACCTTGGCGCTGGAAATGCCGGTGCCGTCGCCCGCGCCGAAGAACGTGCGGACCCGCATCACCGTGAACCCGCCGACCACCACCACCGCCATGATGATCAACGGAATCCAGAACTTCCTGGCCAGGCCTGAGAATGAAAACTGTTTCC
Above is a window of Mycolicibacterium boenickei DNA encoding:
- a CDS encoding MmpS family protein, whose amino-acid sequence is MTNATKSSRRKQFSFSGLARKFWIPLIIMAVVVVGGFTVMRVRTFFGAGDGTGISSAKVDDTKPFDPKVVVYEIYGVPGATADVNYLDLDAQPQRIDGVTLPWTLRLESTAPSVFPNIVAQGNGDTISCRITVDDELKDERTSNGVNAQTFCLVKSA